The genomic DNA CTATATTctttataaatattatataaataatttCTAATATTATATACAATATTATTATGATCAAAATCTATTTCATTATCtatttcattaaaatcaaaaggagttttaaaataattcttaaattttTGTATGAAACTTAAGGATTCTTGTAATCATTTCATTcattcttttaataaaatttatacttttgtaaattttaaattactactaccAATATTTTGTGTTCAAGGAATATTAAGTTGTATTTCATATTTTATACTATATTTTctataaatatgatataaataatttctaatattatatataatattattaggATACACTTGCATGgctccaccccccccccccccctaaccTAGTCATATTGTTGAGTCATCATTATCCGAGTTACACTTGTTCGTGCTACCGAGTTAGTCCAAACTAAGCCAAGCTGCCGAATTAGTTTGACCTACCAAGCTATTGAGTTGCTAAGTCGTTAAGTTGATCATGTGGGTCGTCTAAGTTTTGTTAGCCGAATTTGACAAGACACGAGCATACATGATTCATAATCCCCACTTTCTCATTATCTCTTTTCCGCTTCCTCATGAtcattgttggaccccgtgattattttgatgtgatcaaccaagttagattagatcctgtttgttatttgatccctgtgtctaagtgtgcaagagcttaggagtataggaaatcgagcggaagacgcagctagagagaaggacggcatgagaagggagccgacagatTCGGTGCGCCCGAAAGACAAgagaactgcggaagagtacaccggtggacaagaagaacgtgcgcgacgttcgaggggcgagaagccgagacggaagcctgctcgaggagaaggccggaaattggattcggatgagccttatttcggttggtcgaaatcacccaagcaattggAACTTCGGAAGCCTTCGTGAAGATGAAGAAAAGCTGAATAaaccattgaaggcaccttcaacagtgttgaaggcgccctcaactaggtcaactcgaccgtttgcgcgtggataaagttttatccgctcaccttGACTGgatgaaagacgcagctagcgagaatgacgacacgggaagggagccgacggactcagtgcgtccgaaggatgaaagaactgcggaagagtacaccgatggacgagaagaatgtgcgcggcgttcgagggacgagaagtcgggacggaagcttgctcgagaagaaggtcggaaattgagttcgggtgagccttatttcggttggccacaatcacccaagcaatcgaagCTTCGGAAAACGAAAAGAAggcaaaaggagctggaaaagctaGTTTGAGGTGCCTTCAACGGAGTGCTGGAGACACCCTCATGGCCTTGAGGGCTCCTTCAACCATGTCTGAGGCGCCCTCAaggtcattggaggcgcctcagaaccAGTCTAGTGATCGTTTTCAcatatggataaagttttatccatctactcggctggaggcgccctcaacctcgttGGAAGCGCCCTCAAGGTTCGAGATAAGCTTTCCAGAagttatataaaggcccctggagttagaAAATTAATCGATCAACTCCGAATCAATTCCTAacaacttgtaagagcttttaaTGTGTAAAAAGTTTCtctgccttcaaagaaggagactttTTCTAATACGCCAGTTCAaccgtcttagattaacaaccttcttggctGTAACCAAATCAACTCTCTgaatcttctttcttttcttttattgctattatttcttttattattgttgctaattttttagttgaaagtttgagaaggATATTTTCATTTGTAGATAATTCATCCCTCCCTTCTTGTCGGCTCCACTGAACCAATAAGTACGTATACCTCACTTATAAATACCAGACATATGcaccaaaaaaaaaagagactGCCGGATTTCCTCTTTCCTTACTTTCTTCTTTTTTAGTCTATTATGGCAGCATCATGATGCTTAGGCATCAGAGGGATTTCACCAAGTAACCTGACAAATCCTCTAACACGTGTTATTTCTCACAGAGTCGATCACAACAAGAAAAGAAAGCTttgacattatttttttttagttgacatCCAAAATTTAACTTATATCAATTAATCTTGGGAATGACCGACTCGATCTCACAAAAAATTTCTATCTGTCacaaaaataaattagaaaatgcttACAACGAACGACCCATCAGCCCAAGGTTCTTAGATCAACCGTACATATcccctcggatgagtctagtggctaACACATGAAGTGTTGCCACCAATGAGATCTgggattcgaatctcgataaagccgaggtaaatatctcttttatgtgctagtcattattccaaaggctaataaccgcccgtgatttacctcttccgtgttgaccctgagacgggttggcgggggtacTGGGAgcgaacgtattcgccttttaCCACCAATTAGATCAACcgtacattaaaaaaaattcaaaaactttgacATCATCACTCCATGGTGCAGTGGTAGATTGCTACTGCATCATCGACAATTCAGATATACGCATATCAAACTAGTGATCACTACTTTACCAATCCAACGCAATTGGAAGATATGGCACACATCATAACTCTATCTcacttgtgaagaggaagaagatgcaagttCCCTCTGCATCTTGACAACCTTGAAACCTCCTTTTCAGTCCTTTAACGAACACATCAAATCCACGGGACAGTCGATCGGCCAACAACAGTCCAGAAAGGATAAGCTATTAAATAAGAACCTTTGTGGCTGTGGTCCTACAGATTATGGGGTGTGCCCTTCTTTGCCCACAAAGATACGCCAGACAACTGATATCTTGAGGCACTACAACTTGCAGCACAGCCACAAGCATATGTTAGATTAAACATGCAATTCATATGATATGTGTGCTGCTAGATTGCTATTGTATCTCTCTGTATTATGGCCATTATTATTTTGATATCGTATCGATCGACCTACTGAGACAAGAGTCGTTGTCGCTAGCTGTACAAACAAGGGACCAAAACATACCATGAGCACACATTTGATGCCAATGGCGCAAGTAGAGGATATCAAGGTTGGGTAATGAGATGTGATGTTTATATAAACAGATGGAAAAGGAGTTCTGCTAGCCATTCTCCTTTATCTCCCCGTTCGCTTGAAGAACCGGGCAACCTTGGGTTTTGTTTTGTTAGCGCGAGAGATTGAAGCTGCCAGCTTGATCTAGTCGAGGATCGACTTGCTGCTCTTGTTGGGTCTACTCCATGGAGTTGATCAGGTATCAACCAGAGATCAAGAATGAGTGTTTCAAAGAAATGATTTCCTCTACTAGGTCATCTGGCAGCTTCAATCACTCGCTCACTAACAATTGAATGATGTTCCATTTCTTTTCCTCGACAGGATTCTCTCACAGAACTAGCTAAACAAAGGTAGGAGAGTTCGACTTTCCTATGACACTTATCACATGTTTTCTTCTCCAAAAGTGTTTTCTCTTGTTCATTTAATTCTTATGCTATGCTTCATAATCGCTCGGTACTGCAGTTGCTAGGTCGTAAACTATCTGAAACAAAGTGACTTCCTGTGAGAAATTGAAGGTTTCAAGTTCTTATATCGGTGCGTACCTACTTTTGTTCATATCTAATTTACGCAGCTATCGATAATTCTTCTGAACTAATTCCAGGCAACCACAAAGCTTTTCTAGTGTGGATAGTGTACAACAAAGAGGCAAAACTGTTTCATATCCATGATTGTGCAACAAACAAGCAGAACTCAATATACATGAGAGAGAGAGAAACCACAAAACTTGTTCATGTAATTTAAGGCTTCAGCTAATGAGGAACACACATCTATAGTCGAAAGTCGTACCGGAAACAAACAAGTCACTAATTAACCAAAGTAACTGTTTATTTGTCCCCTGAATATGCTAAGGGGCGCATTAAACTATCCAGCTAATGATGGTACAATAGTACATACATAAAGcaataattcatctaattgatCAAGTgtattaaacattttttttaaaacaattgggCAAAATCATCAGAATAAAATAACAACGAGCATTCTTGATCGACCTTGAGAAACACTAAGTCTGATACAGAAACAAATTTATGCAAGTGTAAGTCAAGGAAAACCTATTAATGAAATTATCTTTTACATATTTAGAGGCATATACTTAAAAGAAGCTATCGAGAAAACATGTGAAATGTCTGACAAGATGGTTAACTGACCTTTTGAACGTGTAGAACCACCTAACGAAGATGATGGCAAGGTGAAGTTTTTCTGTAGTTGAAAGATAATTCAGTCCTCCCTTTAAAAGGCTGTTGATAATTTTCGTCTCAAAACTGTAGAATTCATCCGTGTGTTATACAGATATCATTGAAAGTTATACTTGAACGAGTATGTCACACAATGAATGTCTTTGTAAATCTAATTGCCATGCTATCATAACATTGTCCCTAGGTTTCATGATCCCCAAAATGCAATGAAATACAAATATCATCCTTGGACGAGTTTATTAATGCAGATAGATTCCTCCTTTCAAAATTGTCATCCTCCACAAGGATTGCTGGAGACGTACTAATTAAATTTGGAACAAACTGTTGGTCTTCAATGTTGTTCGCAACCTCAACTCTGTCAACCTGAAACTCAGAATCCTTATGAAATGCATTCACTCCTGAACCAGTAGCACCTTCAGAATGGGAATGTTGAATGCCAATGCATAAAGGTGTGTAtatttcatcatcctttttaTCTCCCGAGTTCATTATCATTCGAGATGATTCACCAACTGTGCAATTGATAGAAGCTGCCAAAGCAAATCTTTGCTCTTGTAGGGCATCTGTAGTGACAAAGTGAAAGAAAGATACAATGCAATCAACAGGGGAAGATAAGGAGAAATAGTGCATTgaagatttatttaattttacagCATCAAAAGTGAAGAATCAAACCTTCAAGTCCTTGTCTTGTTGTTATGAGATCAAGTCCCAAAAGATCAAGAAGACGACCCAGATCAACTCCACTTGTCCAATTCTCGGGAGAATGGCCACTATTAAGCTTCAATCTTCCCCTGTTAGCAGTCCCACCCCAGATGATACCTATAGGCTTAGGTTTCTCAGAATCTTCTCTTGTTAGAACGATAAGGCTCCCACTATCACCTTCAAGATCAAAACTTTGCAGGTTCTCACCCACAACAAGGAAGTCTGTGAAAAAGCATATTCCTTTCTCGTCATTGTATTCAAGAGCATAAGCCATCACTGTTCCATTAGTCAAACCAGAGCTTCTCCCAACTTTCATCACTTTTCTCCCGACTAAGCTGTCAATTGGCGACTGGAGATCAATAAATTTAACATCACCGATCTCACCCAGTCCTTTGACTGAGGTGGTAATGCTGGAGACATCAAATCCATCAGCAAAGGGGATAAATGCACCATCAACTCGGACAAAAGTTTCTGCAGGTACACCAGAATGAAAAGGGTATATTTGATCAGCAAAGACAAACAGGTGTACAAAATAATCAAATTGAATAATATCTTGAAATACGTTTGGGAGTGTGAGTGATAAAGCTCGACCAATAAAAATGGCTTCAAAAAATCATTTCTCCTTTACATGTCTCGCATTCATTCAAGAATATTTTATCAAAAGCATTGACCTCACAATCCCATCGCATTCAAACAAATAAGCAAAACGAGGATTTCTAAGTCTAAGATACAAGATAATGTTAAACAAGATAAATTAATATAATGCTAGATCTTGAGCTACCTGGATTTGTTCCTGCATAAATCCCATACCAAACATCATCTGTAATGAAAGATGTGGCCCTCTCAACTGCACCAAGATAGACTCCAGGTCCAAGGTTGGGTGGTAATGGATGGAACATCTTTTGATTAGGATAATCCAGATCAACTGCAACGTGACGGTTTGTTAGAAACCCAACCTGTTTGTTTCCTGTTCGTCTTTTCACAACAGCCCCTAAGGTCCCATATGTCTCTTGGCTTGCAACCTAATATTAACATAAAAGGACATGGATAAAATCATAGTTTGCACTAGATTAATGAGAAACAGAAGCAAAAAATACTCATCAGCTAGAGTAATCTAAAGTTGTGCTTAACTCAAAAAAGCTATATTTCTGCATTTAAGACAAGTTGAGAACAAAATAACACTCAAACTTTAATTCGTTGCCATTAGATGGACTACTGTAGCAGAACTTGGACTAACACAACAGCTCACTTCCCTAAGATTCTTTAAATTGTCTAATAGGTTCTCACAGGCAAGAGGATAAAAAGGCTATAATACATGAAGCATTGAGTATTGGGTATAATAGATGAAGCGTTGAGTATTGGGTATAAACACAATCGCACACTCCAAATCACTCAAAAAAATCCAGATTAGGAAGCTGATGCAGTGTAGTATAGAAGAAACAGTAATCAACTGATTTGAGTGTCTCAAAGAACCATTAAACAACAAATATTGTTAGTCCAACAATAACTCTTAGAAAATAGAAGTCAAAAGCCCATGTTATGTGACATTGCTTTTTCACTCATCAAGCAATGAACTTCACAAAATCTAGTAATTTATTTAGATATTGCGCAATAAGCTATTCCATACATGTAGGGGTATTAGAAACAtttggttttaaaaataaaataaaattttgttaatgtACTTAGTACCTGAGAGCCTGAACCAATACATTGATCACTTCCTCGCAGCTCATCGACAAGCTTATTGTACAATTGCTCCTTGGGAGTTAGTGTTGGTGTGCCATAATAAGAGAATTCCActacatccacatcacaccaTATGCCCCCTGGACCCtgaaaaaatttaaatctctatTAAGTATACAAGGCATGGTAACATTAAAATTAACTGCAGCATGGAATGCTCATTCTCATAACACCAACCCAACTGTAAATGAAACTACTATTTACCTCAAGGGTAGATGGCAGGCACTGGTTGAGACTGAGCCATTTCTTGTGCACTTTGTGAGCAACAAAAACGAGAATTGCTGGGATGTCAGTCAATATCCCCTCTCTGATTCTATATCCTATTGCAGTACCAAGACTGAAACGACGAAGAATCTTACTATGGAATGCTCTTATAGTCATCAGATCAAGTAGTGTTGTGGCTTGCTGGCCAGTTGGTAATTTACCAACATGTGCTGGTAGTATTCCTTTCTGGAGGTTAGCAAAGTAATTAGCTCGATCTTCTGCGGCAGCATGCATTAGGGTAGAAATAGGCCATGAAAAGTATGCAACACTAATTTCAGAGTGCTGACCACCTGATGCAATCAAATGGAGGGATGTAAGAGAAGGAAGCTGACTGCAAAAATTTCTCTCCATGCCCAAGCCAAACTCCTCCAATTGCATAGAGTGTCTGAAATCTTCATCACACAAAATGCTTCACTTGGAGAGTTGTTTGATAGGCCCACATCAAAATGGTTTTTGATCTATCAAACATCAGTAGCATAAAAATCACAGAATGCAAAATCTGATAACCAGGAAAGAAGGCTCCATGATTTGGATCTCTAAACAATGGCAAACAGATCAAGGGAAACCATGCATTGCGAATATTGTCATTGCAAAACCCTGATAATGCCAAAGTCCAGGTTAGTAGAGGTAAAAGCATACAAGCTGCATGAAAACAATAAGCCCAGACTATGATCCCAGTGATATTACTCATCTCTATAGCTAGCATAGTATACAACTTATCAAAAAAAagacaaatcaaaataaaaagccacaaataaaagaaatagtATAATGTTGCACAAAAGACGAACAATGAATAAAGTttcaagcaaagaaaacaaactgGAATTCTTTTTATTAGCTGAAAAATGTTGAATTATAGGACTTTGGACCACTTGTATAGACTTACTGAAAAGCAATCCTGCAAATAAACATTCTCAATAAGGGAGGTATGCTAGaatgtaattaagattataattattattgattgttataaaaaaggaaaaataccAATTGACTGAAACTCACCAACCTAGCATGTTTGGTACTTAAGCTTCTTCTAGGGCTGAATCATAATGCCTTATGTGTTGGTACAATTGGTTTTGATGTTAGACAAAGGGCCTTGTCACAAGTGTATGCATGTTTGACATGGCACGATGAAATCCCGACACATCAAGGGTGATTGTATGTCAAACAAGAGGAAGTCCAACAGATCAAAGATAATCAAATGCCTAACAAAGCAAGTCAAGGTTAACTAGAAGCTTGACATGGTAAAGAAAATTCCAAACAAAGTCCTGGAGAGCTCTGGAGAAGGGTATTCTCTAATGACTTGGCGAATTTCATTTATGCAACAATGAATGTGAATGTAGGTGTAAAATTGGAGAATCGAGGGATAAATTAGGCTGGGACAAAAGCCTTAGAATTTGCTTAGTGAATGCTTCAATCGACTGAAAATGACCTAGACCTTCAGTTTACCAATGTagtaattgattggtcaatcgactAATCAAATGAGTCAACAAAGTTGCTCTAAAAAATTCTCTGAAACTCTTTTCTCTACTCATTGCAATTTTTCTTTTGCACTTTTGTAAGTAAGGCATTGTAAGATGTTTCTCCGCCTCCGAAAGGTTTCTAAGAAGGAGAGAGATAGAGAGACTCGTGGAGTGACATGCTAAATGGTCATAAGCCATAGAATAGAAGCTTGGAGGTTGTGGAACCACATAAAACATTGAGTTAGcattctttctctctttcttttgtgTATTTGTTTAATTGTGCATTGCTTTTAGTTTTATTGTTGCAGAATTAATTTTCTTACTACATTTAAGCTTCGTTTAAGGCTATTCACTACCCTAATCTTAATCCTACATTACGATTCAAATAGAGGATGAACTCATGGGACAGTAAGTAATATTATCAATATCTAAGGGTTTGAACAATAACATAAAACTCTTTATGATAGGTGGAATAGAATTCTCGAGTTTATTGAGTTTCTATCCAAAATGCAATTGGATGTCCTTTTTAGCTCAATGTTCCTCCTATACAATACTAGTACCTATCCCAGGCACGGCACAGATCACCTCAAATAGTTTAGAGAATTTTCTAATAACAAGGGAGTTAGTCATCCTTTAGAGAGATTTAGTCTACTAAAACCATCCTTTCTTAAGGCAGGGTTATAGGAGTCATGATAGTACTAAAATCCCCTAATAAAAGGTCATGAAGTCATGAGAGCTTTGAGCTTCTTGAAGGGCATGCGGTTTGGATAGTCCTTGACTACCTTAATCTTTTCTAGGTCCATCTAAATGTTCTCTGCAAAGATGATAAAGTCGAGGAAGAGGTCCTAGAGTTGCTAGAATGAGCAGTAATTCAGATAAACAACCCTTTTGTTTCTGAAATTTTACTCCACAAATGAGAAACAAATAAATACAACATAAATAAGTGATATTACATTTGTCCCTTTGATTTCATCAATAAGTGGATGGAAGGAAGATGACTtacttcctttcttctttttcctctcatTAAGGTGTGATTAATTCAACGCACATGGAAATTAATGGGAAAATGCGGGGGTGAGTTGGGGAGAAGAAGGTCCTTGTGTTGTTCATGAGCAAGCAAGTGGTCATTTGAATAGACAACTATAACTTCGTCATTTGTTCACTTTCCTGATCCATCCACTTACTGGTGATCCTATTTGAATGGAAAGGAGGAGCCAAAGGGTTCTATTCATTTTCATCCATCCACTCATTCATCAAAAT from Zingiber officinale cultivar Zhangliang chromosome 4A, Zo_v1.1, whole genome shotgun sequence includes the following:
- the LOC121969314 gene encoding protein NARROW LEAF 1-like isoform X2, with product MTIRAFHSKILRRFSLGTAIGYRIREGILTDIPAILVFVAHKVHKKWLSLNQCLPSTLEGPGGIWCDVDVVEFSYYGTPTLTPKEQLYNKLVDELRGSDQCIGSGSQVASQETYGTLGAVVKRRTGNKQVGFLTNRHVAVDLDYPNQKMFHPLPPNLGPGVYLGAVERATSFITDDVWYGIYAGTNPETFVRVDGAFIPFADGFDVSSITTSVKGLGEIGDVKFIDLQSPIDSLVGRKVMKVGRSSGLTNGTVMAYALEYNDEKGICFFTDFLVVGENLQSFDLEGDSGSLIVLTREDSEKPKPIGIIWGGTANRGRLKLNSGHSPENWTSGVDLGRLLDLLGLDLITTRQGLEDALQEQRFALAASINCTVGESSRMIMNSGDKKDDEIYTPLCIGIQHSHSEGATGSGVNAFHKDSEFQVDRVEVANNIEDQQFVPNLISTSPAILVEDDNFERRNLSALINSSKDDICISLHFGDHET
- the LOC121969314 gene encoding protein NARROW LEAF 1-like isoform X1, which gives rise to MQLEEFGLGMERNFCSQLPSLTSLHLIASGGQHSEISVAYFSWPISTLMHAAAEDRANYFANLQKGILPAHVGKLPTGQQATTLLDLMTIRAFHSKILRRFSLGTAIGYRIREGILTDIPAILVFVAHKVHKKWLSLNQCLPSTLEGPGGIWCDVDVVEFSYYGTPTLTPKEQLYNKLVDELRGSDQCIGSGSQVASQETYGTLGAVVKRRTGNKQVGFLTNRHVAVDLDYPNQKMFHPLPPNLGPGVYLGAVERATSFITDDVWYGIYAGTNPETFVRVDGAFIPFADGFDVSSITTSVKGLGEIGDVKFIDLQSPIDSLVGRKVMKVGRSSGLTNGTVMAYALEYNDEKGICFFTDFLVVGENLQSFDLEGDSGSLIVLTREDSEKPKPIGIIWGGTANRGRLKLNSGHSPENWTSGVDLGRLLDLLGLDLITTRQGLEDALQEQRFALAASINCTVGESSRMIMNSGDKKDDEIYTPLCIGIQHSHSEGATGSGVNAFHKDSEFQVDRVEVANNIEDQQFVPNLISTSPAILVEDDNFERRNLSALINSSKDDICISLHFGDHET